One segment of Mycolicibacterium sp. YH-1 DNA contains the following:
- a CDS encoding oxygenase MpaB family protein: MSVNPLGELSLQDCRITARRRTARWTDDEVAASDAMDFWAFAGGAANVIMQLSLPPVGYGVVESKVDSGNLLKHPWKRARTTFQYLAVAVIGSDDDRAAFRAAVDGAHRHVKSTADSPVRYNAFDRDLQMWVAACLFVGLEDTYQLLRGEMTAEQSEQFYRSAWPLGTTLQVTEEQWPATRADFDTYWTAACRRVSIDATVRGYLMDLIGLKMINPILRLPFRPLLKFLTAGFLAPVFRDALGLSWGRGRQWWFEQLFLFVAFVNRFLPVFVRQGGSYVLLADVRRRVRADRSLV; this comes from the coding sequence GTGTCGGTCAACCCGCTCGGTGAACTGTCACTACAGGATTGCCGCATCACCGCGCGGCGACGCACCGCCCGCTGGACCGACGATGAAGTCGCCGCGTCGGATGCGATGGACTTCTGGGCGTTCGCCGGGGGAGCGGCCAACGTCATCATGCAACTGTCGTTGCCGCCGGTGGGGTACGGCGTCGTCGAGAGCAAGGTCGACTCGGGAAATCTACTGAAGCATCCGTGGAAGCGCGCTCGGACGACGTTCCAGTACCTCGCGGTGGCCGTCATCGGGTCGGACGACGACCGCGCCGCGTTCCGGGCGGCGGTCGACGGCGCTCACCGCCACGTGAAGTCGACGGCCGACAGTCCGGTGCGCTACAACGCCTTCGATCGCGACCTGCAGATGTGGGTGGCGGCATGTCTGTTCGTCGGTCTCGAGGACACCTACCAGCTCCTGCGGGGTGAGATGACCGCCGAGCAGTCCGAGCAGTTCTACCGCTCGGCGTGGCCGCTGGGCACCACCCTGCAAGTCACCGAGGAGCAGTGGCCGGCGACCCGGGCGGATTTCGACACGTACTGGACTGCCGCGTGCCGCCGCGTCAGCATCGATGCGACCGTGCGCGGCTACCTGATGGATCTGATCGGTCTCAAGATGATCAATCCGATTCTGCGGCTGCCGTTTCGGCCGTTGCTGAAGTTCCTCACCGCGGGCTTCCTCGCCCCCGTCTTCCGCGACGCACTCGGGCTCTCCTGGGGGAGGGGTCGGCAGTGGTGGTTCGAGCAGCTGTTCCTGTTCGTCGCCTTCGTGAACAGATTCCTACCCGTCTTCGTGCGACAGGGCGGTAGCTACGTGCTGCTCGCCGACGTGCGGCGGCGGGTCCGTGCCGACCGAAGTCTGGTGTGA